One segment of Natronosalvus halobius DNA contains the following:
- a CDS encoding RNA-guided endonuclease InsQ/TnpB family protein produces MDVRRTAVVKLAVSDEHRDTLHRTAEQYLYCANRTADYCWSETSYSECKTNKRQVRDALYSDLRAETELPAQLVQAAIRRAVEAIKGVVERWKKGQCVSSPTFTDETMDYDMRSATFYRRKVSLATIEGRVEPSFVLPADSPTPYERYVLSEDYEFRESTLRYDAATDEFYLNISTRRIDGNDAEVPVDTGHSDQTVLGIDLGVNSLAVSSTGTFWQGDEYDHWCREFEKRRGEMQQRGTQAAHNALLRLGKREDAWRKQYIHTVANELVAEAVERDCDVIAFEDLTDIRERLPHAKWHHVWAFRRLFEYVEYKAPEKGVSVEQVAPNHTSQRCSRTDCGFTHEANRHGERFCCQKCGYEVNADYNGAKNIGLRYARKRTHRLRSSPTSGNGDAEVDLRVNGGTLNGESHRPIAGD; encoded by the coding sequence ATGGACGTGCGTCGAACCGCCGTCGTGAAACTCGCCGTTTCCGACGAGCACCGCGACACACTCCACCGAACTGCCGAGCAATACTTGTACTGTGCGAACCGAACCGCCGACTACTGTTGGTCTGAAACCTCGTACAGCGAGTGCAAGACCAACAAACGACAAGTACGGGACGCACTCTACTCGGACCTCCGAGCGGAGACAGAGTTACCAGCCCAACTCGTCCAAGCCGCGATACGACGCGCCGTCGAAGCCATCAAAGGCGTCGTCGAACGCTGGAAGAAGGGACAGTGTGTCTCTTCCCCAACGTTCACCGACGAAACGATGGATTACGACATGCGAAGCGCCACCTTCTACCGACGCAAGGTGTCGTTAGCGACAATTGAGGGCCGGGTCGAACCCTCGTTCGTTCTTCCGGCCGATAGCCCGACGCCCTACGAGCGGTACGTCCTCTCCGAAGACTACGAGTTCCGCGAGAGTACGCTTCGGTACGACGCGGCTACCGACGAGTTCTACCTCAATATCTCGACTCGGCGGATCGACGGCAATGACGCGGAGGTTCCGGTAGATACCGGGCACTCCGACCAAACGGTCCTCGGTATCGACCTCGGCGTCAACTCATTGGCCGTCTCCTCGACCGGCACGTTCTGGCAGGGAGACGAGTACGACCACTGGTGTCGTGAGTTCGAGAAGCGACGGGGTGAGATGCAACAGCGCGGCACGCAAGCCGCGCACAACGCGCTTCTTCGCCTCGGGAAGCGCGAAGACGCGTGGCGAAAACAGTACATTCACACCGTCGCCAACGAACTCGTCGCGGAAGCCGTCGAACGAGACTGCGACGTTATCGCGTTCGAAGACTTGACCGACATACGCGAGCGTCTTCCGCACGCGAAGTGGCACCACGTCTGGGCGTTTCGACGCCTGTTCGAGTACGTCGAGTACAAAGCACCCGAGAAGGGCGTCTCCGTGGAGCAAGTCGCGCCGAATCACACGTCCCAGCGCTGTTCTCGGACGGACTGTGGGTTCACACACGAGGCCAACCGCCACGGAGAACGCTTCTGTTGCCAGAAGTGCGGGTACGAGGTGAACGCGGATTACAACGGCGCGAAGAATATCGGGCTCCGCTACGCCCGAAAGCGGACACACAGACTCCGTTCCTCGCCCACGTCGGGGAACGGAGACGCAGAAGTAGACCTGCGTGTGAATGGTGGGACATTGAACGGCGAGAGTCACCGGCCTATTGCTGGTGACTGA
- a CDS encoding thiamine pyrophosphate-dependent dehydrogenase E1 component subunit alpha translates to MIRDVLDREPDDRVSVLGSNGTVVAPELVPNLDDETLVSIYEDMRLCRRFDERIISLQRQGRVGTYASLAGQEGAQIGSTYALATEDTISYQYREHGTVLSRGFPWEYLLYWMGHEVGNAVLPDDNVLPLNISIGGHLPHAVGYAWAAKLRGDDRVTLVHFGEGSTSEGDFHEAANFAGVYDVPIIFFCNNNQWAISTPREQQTASETFAEKARAYGFDGIQVDGMDPLATYVVTEAVRSRAANPLDGEPRPTMIEAVQYRFGAHTTADDPTVYRDDAEVEHWKERDPIRRFEAYLRGQGLLDDERIDAMESAIDETLQEAINRAESYEGDPDEIFEDTYANPTERLVEQRAFLSKCEVEPPASRNERSE, encoded by the coding sequence ATGATCAGAGACGTACTCGACCGGGAGCCGGACGATCGAGTATCGGTGCTCGGTTCCAACGGGACCGTCGTCGCCCCGGAGCTCGTTCCCAACCTCGACGACGAGACGCTGGTGTCGATATACGAGGATATGCGCCTGTGTCGGCGATTCGACGAGCGGATAATCAGTCTCCAACGCCAGGGACGGGTCGGGACGTACGCCTCGCTCGCCGGACAGGAGGGGGCACAGATCGGGTCGACGTATGCGCTGGCCACGGAAGACACTATTTCCTACCAGTACCGCGAGCACGGGACCGTCCTCTCGAGGGGCTTCCCGTGGGAGTACCTGTTGTACTGGATGGGACACGAGGTCGGAAACGCGGTGCTCCCCGACGACAACGTCCTGCCGCTCAACATCTCGATCGGTGGCCACCTCCCGCACGCGGTCGGGTACGCGTGGGCAGCGAAGTTGCGCGGCGACGACCGCGTGACGCTCGTTCACTTCGGGGAAGGATCGACGTCCGAAGGGGATTTCCACGAGGCTGCGAACTTCGCGGGCGTCTACGACGTTCCGATCATCTTCTTCTGCAATAACAACCAGTGGGCGATCTCCACGCCACGGGAACAGCAGACGGCATCGGAGACGTTCGCGGAGAAGGCTCGCGCCTACGGCTTCGACGGCATCCAGGTGGACGGAATGGATCCGCTCGCGACGTACGTCGTGACGGAGGCAGTCCGCAGTCGAGCGGCAAATCCCCTCGATGGAGAGCCTCGACCCACGATGATCGAGGCAGTTCAGTACCGCTTCGGCGCGCACACGACGGCGGACGATCCGACCGTCTATCGCGACGACGCGGAGGTCGAACACTGGAAGGAACGCGATCCTATCAGGCGGTTCGAAGCGTACCTTCGAGGACAGGGGCTGCTCGACGACGAGCGCATCGACGCGATGGAGTCGGCGATCGACGAGACGCTCCAGGAGGCCATAAACCGTGCCGAGTCGTACGAGGGCGATCCCGACGAGATATTCGAGGATACCTACGCAAATCCCACAGAAAGACTGGTCGAACAGCGTGCGTTCCTCAGCAAATGCGAGGTGGAGCCCCCGGCCTCAAGGAACGAACGAAGTGAGTGA
- a CDS encoding universal stress protein, translating into MYDEILIPTDGSTTIDQTLEHALPIAADNDAKVHALSVIDTRIVQAATGETREEIKRQLERESEAAVTDVTERASDAGLEGVEAVERGTPAKAILEYAETHDVDLIVIGTHGKSPREKRITMGSVSERVVDKSPIPVFVVRSANGVV; encoded by the coding sequence ATGTACGACGAGATCCTCATTCCGACGGACGGAAGCACCACTATCGATCAGACGCTCGAGCACGCCCTTCCGATCGCCGCCGATAACGATGCGAAAGTCCACGCGCTATCGGTCATCGACACGCGGATCGTCCAGGCAGCAACGGGCGAGACGCGTGAGGAAATCAAGAGGCAACTCGAACGCGAGAGTGAGGCGGCCGTAACCGACGTCACCGAGCGAGCGTCGGACGCCGGACTCGAGGGGGTCGAGGCGGTCGAGCGCGGCACACCGGCCAAAGCGATCCTCGAATACGCCGAGACTCACGACGTCGATCTAATCGTCATCGGCACGCACGGGAAGAGTCCTCGAGAGAAACGGATTACGATGGGGAGCGTCTCCGAACGGGTCGTCGACAAGTCCCCGATCCCGGTGTTTGTCGTCCGTAGCGCGAACGGAGTTGTATAG
- a CDS encoding DUF1684 domain-containing protein, which produces MGSDWRRAIETQREEKDRYFGENPHSPIPESERETFDGLEYYPIDDEYRFERPLHEYEDPDRVAVGTSTDGEREFLRWGEFRVTVGDEDVAIQAYKADPDDERLWVPFRDATSGEETYGAGRYIDLESEHHRTNNGIWVLDFNEAYNPTCAYADRYECPLPPMENWLEVPIEAGEKSYH; this is translated from the coding sequence ATGGGCTCTGACTGGCGACGAGCGATCGAAACCCAGCGCGAGGAGAAAGATCGATACTTCGGCGAGAACCCACACTCTCCGATTCCGGAGTCCGAGCGCGAGACGTTCGACGGCCTCGAGTACTACCCAATCGACGACGAGTATCGCTTCGAACGTCCCCTCCATGAGTATGAAGACCCCGACCGCGTGGCCGTCGGGACGAGCACGGACGGCGAGCGTGAGTTCCTGCGCTGGGGCGAGTTCCGGGTCACCGTCGGCGACGAGGACGTCGCAATCCAGGCGTACAAGGCCGACCCCGACGACGAACGACTCTGGGTTCCGTTTCGAGACGCGACCAGCGGCGAGGAGACGTACGGCGCCGGCCGATACATCGACCTCGAGTCCGAGCACCACCGCACGAACAACGGAATCTGGGTCCTCGACTTCAATGAAGCGTACAATCCGACGTGTGCGTACGCAGACCGGTACGAGTGTCCGCTTCCACCGATGGAAAACTGGCTCGAGGTGCCAATCGAGGCCGGCGAAAAATCCTATCATTAG
- a CDS encoding cobalamin-independent methionine synthase II family protein, whose amino-acid sequence MTTTENRIRTTHVGSLPRPPKLLELLKARQDDTDVDEDEWNATVTEATRSVVERQAEVGLDIANNGEQSRVSFNWYVADRLSGIDGMREQELWADLQAFPEYAEQTFKTDVIDLSMHPVVTDPVEYTGVDEAEAELEAFREALETVDADFEETFMTSASPSVVTATHVNEHYDSYEEFLFAVADAMAHEYELVGDSGLSLQIDAPELLTAGHTAAFADEPLEEVKAVTQLHVEALNEALANVPDEQVRLHTCWGSYEGPHHLDTDLVELLPVIYEADISGLSVEQANPRHQHEYRAFTEQPLPDGWTLMPGVVDVKTNIIDHPETIADRLERVADAVDESTPLVAAPDCGFGTQAGLGMVDPEIAWAKLEALVEGADIATTRLY is encoded by the coding sequence ATGACGACGACCGAAAACCGAATCCGGACGACACACGTGGGTAGTCTTCCGCGTCCCCCGAAACTGCTCGAACTCCTCAAAGCCCGTCAGGACGACACGGACGTCGACGAGGACGAATGGAACGCGACCGTCACGGAGGCCACGAGATCCGTCGTCGAGCGCCAGGCCGAGGTGGGACTCGATATCGCCAACAACGGCGAACAATCGCGCGTCTCGTTCAACTGGTACGTCGCAGACCGCCTCAGCGGCATCGACGGCATGCGCGAGCAGGAACTCTGGGCGGACCTCCAGGCGTTCCCGGAGTACGCCGAGCAGACGTTCAAGACGGACGTCATCGACCTCTCGATGCACCCCGTCGTGACCGACCCCGTCGAGTATACCGGCGTCGACGAGGCCGAAGCCGAACTCGAGGCGTTTCGCGAGGCGCTCGAAACGGTCGACGCCGACTTCGAGGAAACGTTCATGACTTCGGCATCGCCGAGCGTGGTCACGGCCACGCACGTCAATGAGCACTACGACTCATACGAGGAGTTCCTCTTCGCCGTCGCGGACGCGATGGCGCACGAGTACGAACTCGTCGGCGACAGCGGATTGTCTCTCCAGATCGACGCCCCGGAACTCCTCACGGCCGGCCACACGGCAGCCTTCGCGGACGAACCCCTCGAGGAGGTCAAAGCGGTGACGCAGCTCCACGTCGAGGCGCTCAACGAGGCGCTCGCGAACGTCCCGGACGAACAGGTTCGGCTCCACACCTGCTGGGGCAGCTACGAGGGCCCCCACCACCTCGATACAGACCTCGTCGAGCTGTTACCGGTGATCTACGAAGCCGACATCTCCGGACTGAGCGTTGAACAGGCAAACCCCCGTCACCAGCACGAATACCGTGCGTTCACCGAGCAACCGCTTCCGGACGGCTGGACGCTGATGCCGGGCGTCGTCGACGTGAAGACGAACATCATCGACCACCCGGAGACGATCGCTGACCGACTTGAACGCGTCGCCGACGCGGTCGACGAGTCGACACCGCTGGTTGCCGCCCCCGACTGCGGGTTCGGTACGCAGGCCGGCCTCGGGATGGTCGACCCCGAAATCGCGTGGGCGAAGCTCGAGGCGCTCGTCGAAGGCGCCGACATAGCGACCACTCGTCTCTACTAA
- a CDS encoding IclR family transcriptional regulator has protein sequence MSQDSVRQQSSSWVKSTKTVFDIVETLRERDGAGVTEIAQAIDLSKSAVHKHLQTLRSLGYVTKDGTEYRLGLSFLSLGTYTMERKLLEFGDATNDIDSLAENTRMPALLVVPDGTDSVVFYQVSGTQDPRFRNGERFFLPTKASGVSILTHLPKERRKMVLSQLEEERREEISSLQQARDQRVVYKKDVENQQQSVAAPVLDSNEMPVGAIAVSGALGNISDKRLHEDVPGLVLSTANSVQGNITSSIRTVRATRSSLTPHCYII, from the coding sequence ATGAGCCAAGATAGTGTTCGACAGCAGAGCTCGTCGTGGGTGAAATCTACGAAAACAGTCTTCGACATCGTCGAGACGCTGCGCGAGCGAGACGGGGCCGGCGTGACGGAGATTGCTCAAGCGATCGACCTCTCGAAGAGCGCGGTGCACAAACACTTACAGACGTTACGCTCTCTCGGATACGTCACGAAGGACGGCACCGAGTACCGACTCGGCCTCAGTTTCCTCTCGCTGGGCACCTATACGATGGAACGCAAGTTGCTCGAATTCGGGGACGCTACGAACGATATCGATAGTTTGGCGGAAAATACGCGGATGCCAGCTCTCCTCGTCGTACCAGACGGCACCGATAGCGTCGTATTCTACCAGGTGTCAGGAACTCAGGACCCTCGTTTTCGAAATGGAGAACGTTTCTTCCTTCCGACGAAGGCTTCGGGAGTTAGTATTTTGACACACCTCCCCAAAGAACGGCGTAAAATGGTCCTGTCCCAACTCGAGGAGGAGCGGCGAGAAGAGATCAGCAGCCTGCAACAGGCCAGAGATCAGCGTGTCGTCTACAAGAAAGACGTAGAGAACCAGCAGCAGTCTGTCGCGGCACCCGTACTCGATTCGAACGAAATGCCAGTCGGCGCCATCGCAGTGTCGGGCGCTCTGGGCAATATTAGCGACAAGCGCCTTCACGAGGACGTACCGGGGCTCGTTCTCTCAACGGCTAATTCCGTGCAAGGAAATATTACATCGAGCATCAGGACCGTCCGAGCGACACGGTCTAGTCTAACACCCCATTGTTACATAATCTGA
- a CDS encoding aminopeptidase: MDPRIVEHARIIVDHSIAVKPGDEVLITAPSEAEDLAVALNELLGDRGARPIYIGPSSRAQRAFMRAMDPDDYDGPPATYMALAENVDASIAIRAASNTNETSDIPPEKTTAYSALMKPFQEKMADKRWVATQHPAPGNAQDAEMSTAAYADFVYDAVNKDWEVQREFQEKLVALFEEGHEVRIRSGDTTDITMSIDGMVPINDFGEKNLPGGEVFTAPNPDSVEGEVLFDKPLMAYGREVTGVQLIFSKGEVVDYSAGKNQDLLEAVLETDDGARRLGELGFGMNRDIDQFTHNMLFDEKMGDTVHMALGHAIDESIGLDRTGNESAIHMDMIVDMSEDSVIEIDGERIQRNGTFVFEDGF; the protein is encoded by the coding sequence ATGGACCCACGAATTGTGGAACACGCACGTATCATCGTCGACCACTCAATCGCTGTGAAGCCAGGAGACGAGGTTCTGATTACGGCTCCGTCTGAAGCTGAAGATCTGGCTGTCGCGCTGAACGAACTTCTCGGAGATCGCGGTGCGCGACCGATCTACATCGGGCCAAGTAGCCGGGCCCAACGTGCATTTATGCGAGCGATGGATCCCGACGACTACGACGGGCCGCCAGCAACGTACATGGCCCTCGCCGAAAACGTCGACGCCTCGATTGCAATCCGTGCGGCGTCGAACACGAACGAAACCAGCGACATCCCCCCAGAGAAGACCACCGCCTATTCAGCGTTGATGAAGCCGTTCCAGGAAAAAATGGCGGACAAGCGGTGGGTTGCGACCCAGCACCCCGCACCGGGGAACGCACAGGACGCCGAGATGAGTACGGCAGCGTACGCTGATTTCGTGTACGATGCCGTCAACAAGGACTGGGAAGTTCAACGCGAGTTCCAGGAGAAACTGGTCGCGTTGTTCGAGGAGGGACACGAGGTACGAATTCGCTCTGGTGACACGACGGACATCACCATGTCGATCGACGGTATGGTACCGATCAACGACTTCGGTGAGAAGAACCTCCCTGGCGGTGAAGTCTTCACGGCACCGAACCCAGACTCGGTCGAGGGCGAGGTGTTGTTCGACAAACCACTGATGGCCTACGGACGCGAAGTCACGGGCGTTCAGCTCATCTTTTCGAAGGGCGAGGTAGTGGACTACAGTGCGGGGAAGAATCAGGACCTGTTGGAGGCCGTTCTAGAGACCGACGACGGCGCTCGGCGACTCGGCGAACTCGGGTTCGGTATGAACCGCGACATCGATCAGTTCACCCACAACATGCTCTTTGACGAGAAGATGGGGGATACCGTCCACATGGCACTAGGTCATGCCATTGACGAGAGCATTGGCCTGGACCGTACAGGCAACGAGTCGGCCATCCACATGGACATGATCGTCGACATGAGCGAGGACTCGGTCATCGAGATTGATGGTGAACGGATACAGCGGAATGGAACGTTTGTGTTCGAGGACGGTTTCTAG
- a CDS encoding DUF7351 domain-containing protein yields the protein MSDDEAVSVEHRPPEEVFGLLSNDLRVEIVQVLGKNGEPLSFSDLRTAVSERDSGKFNYHLQKLVGHFVTQDEDGYRLSFAGEQVYGAILSGSYTANASIPPFKFDGPCPMCGHSSLIAEYGNETALLYCRECEAWRNEFSFPPGTLDQFARQELPFAFDRWMRATVMKFLQGFCENCGGRVDAALERASSANSRPVRAVFECERCDDELRASPALPVLYHPVAISFFEQHGVDVLHDPSWRYYGEDDDMLVEILDDDPLRARVSVTVDETELVATVDHDVTIVDVAISGDD from the coding sequence ATGAGCGACGACGAAGCAGTTTCGGTCGAACACCGACCGCCAGAGGAGGTGTTCGGACTGCTCTCGAACGACCTCCGCGTAGAGATCGTTCAGGTTCTTGGGAAGAACGGAGAGCCGCTATCGTTTTCGGACCTCCGGACAGCTGTGAGCGAACGGGACTCAGGGAAGTTCAACTATCACCTTCAAAAACTCGTCGGCCACTTCGTGACCCAGGACGAAGACGGCTACCGACTCTCGTTCGCCGGTGAACAGGTATACGGTGCTATCCTCTCGGGGTCGTACACGGCAAACGCATCGATTCCCCCGTTCAAGTTCGACGGACCGTGTCCGATGTGTGGTCACTCCAGCCTCATCGCAGAGTACGGTAACGAGACAGCGCTACTCTACTGTCGGGAGTGCGAAGCGTGGCGCAATGAATTCTCGTTTCCACCTGGCACGCTCGACCAATTCGCCCGGCAGGAACTCCCGTTTGCCTTCGACCGCTGGATGCGGGCGACGGTGATGAAATTCCTTCAGGGCTTCTGTGAGAACTGCGGTGGCCGAGTCGATGCGGCCCTCGAGCGGGCTTCGTCGGCCAATTCGAGACCCGTTAGAGCAGTATTCGAGTGCGAACGTTGCGACGATGAATTACGGGCTTCACCTGCACTCCCGGTACTGTACCATCCGGTCGCCATCTCATTTTTCGAACAACACGGCGTTGACGTGCTGCACGATCCCTCCTGGCGATACTACGGAGAGGACGACGACATGTTGGTCGAGATACTGGACGACGATCCGTTGAGAGCCCGCGTGTCCGTGACGGTTGACGAAACCGAACTCGTCGCCACGGTAGACCACGACGTCACGATCGTGGATGTGGCCATCAGCGGCGACGACTAG
- a CDS encoding GNAT family N-acetyltransferase: protein MLEIRPLTADDLDDALTLSTQAGWNQHPADWERLLACCSAGCFAGTVDGDLVATTTVITYGSDGNGADVSWVGMVLVDETHRGQGFGSRIFEHGLDYALGNGGDIVGLDATHLGEPIYRNYGFESVEPVFRWQGMLPRPEDVADEREPGTGRETIERLTLPDVDAVFEFDRHHVGVDRSTLLQELFAEPEVRGFYSQTSAGIEGYAIIRPGRTHWQIGPLVAAEPSVVDPLLRAVSADLPGEKVIVDSPERGATTSSLEALGLARERELVRMTYPDRESALATESVHGFLDFAFG, encoded by the coding sequence ATGCTCGAGATACGACCACTCACGGCCGACGACCTCGACGACGCACTGACCCTCTCGACGCAGGCCGGCTGGAACCAGCATCCCGCCGACTGGGAGCGGTTGCTCGCGTGCTGTTCAGCGGGCTGTTTCGCCGGCACCGTCGACGGCGACCTCGTCGCGACGACCACCGTGATAACCTACGGTTCTGACGGCAACGGAGCCGACGTCAGCTGGGTTGGGATGGTGCTGGTCGACGAAACCCACAGGGGCCAGGGTTTCGGCAGTCGAATCTTCGAACACGGTCTCGACTACGCACTCGGGAACGGGGGCGATATCGTCGGCCTCGACGCGACACACCTCGGAGAGCCGATCTACCGAAACTACGGGTTCGAGTCCGTCGAGCCCGTGTTTCGCTGGCAAGGAATGCTTCCTCGACCCGAAGACGTAGCGGACGAACGGGAACCGGGCACCGGTAGGGAGACTATCGAACGCCTCACCCTCCCGGACGTCGACGCCGTCTTCGAGTTCGATCGCCATCACGTCGGCGTCGACCGGAGCACGCTACTCCAGGAACTGTTCGCCGAGCCCGAGGTTCGCGGGTTCTACTCGCAAACCTCGGCCGGGATCGAGGGCTACGCGATCATCCGGCCGGGAAGAACCCACTGGCAGATCGGGCCGCTCGTGGCGGCCGAACCATCCGTGGTCGATCCATTACTTCGAGCCGTTTCGGCCGACCTTCCTGGCGAGAAGGTGATCGTCGATTCACCGGAACGGGGCGCGACCACGTCCTCCCTCGAAGCGCTCGGTCTCGCCCGCGAGCGAGAACTCGTGCGGATGACGTATCCGGATCGCGAATCGGCACTGGCCACCGAGTCCGTCCACGGATTTCTCGACTTTGCGTTCGGTTGA
- a CDS encoding IclR family transcriptional regulator, whose amino-acid sequence MPEAKNPVRAVQRSLDIIDILRDTGGARVTDVARDIGVSKGTAHCHLATLEERGYVINENGEYKLGLRFIDVAHHAKNRIDIYDIATTEVDALAEESGEMALFTVEEDGKGICLHTARGAKAVQTEIYVGYRNALYHTAVGKAMLAFMPVKARDRLIQDMEFEALTPNTITGEEALRTELETIRESGIAYNHGETIQGLVGVGAPIRDQDGTIYGAISIIGPERRMNEERLETEIPEMIRRAVNIIEINITSL is encoded by the coding sequence ATGCCCGAAGCGAAGAATCCGGTTCGAGCGGTCCAGCGTTCCCTCGATATCATCGATATCCTCCGGGACACCGGTGGGGCCCGCGTCACGGATGTCGCCAGGGACATCGGCGTCTCGAAGGGGACCGCCCACTGCCACCTGGCGACCCTCGAAGAACGTGGGTACGTCATCAACGAGAACGGTGAGTACAAATTGGGATTGCGCTTCATCGACGTCGCACACCACGCGAAGAACCGCATCGACATCTACGATATCGCGACCACGGAGGTCGACGCACTCGCTGAAGAGTCCGGAGAGATGGCACTATTCACCGTCGAAGAGGACGGCAAAGGAATCTGTCTGCATACGGCCCGGGGCGCGAAAGCCGTCCAGACCGAGATATACGTTGGGTATCGAAACGCCCTCTACCACACCGCCGTCGGGAAGGCAATGCTCGCGTTCATGCCGGTGAAAGCGCGCGACCGACTGATCCAGGACATGGAGTTCGAAGCCCTCACCCCGAACACGATCACCGGCGAGGAGGCGTTGCGCACGGAACTCGAGACGATTCGTGAGAGTGGAATCGCGTACAACCACGGCGAGACGATCCAGGGACTCGTCGGCGTCGGCGCGCCGATCCGTGACCAGGACGGGACGATCTACGGTGCGATCAGCATTATCGGTCCGGAACGCCGGATGAACGAGGAACGTCTCGAAACGGAAATACCGGAGATGATTCGTCGGGCAGTCAATATTATCGAGATCAACATTACGTCGCTGTGA
- a CDS encoding Gfo/Idh/MocA family protein — translation MRVCIAGSGFMARTHAVEYAQMDIEVVGVASPSGPDEFVAEFGFEAETYTDVETMLQETDPDYVDICTPTHTHVELVRTAAAAGVDVFLEKPIARTLSEAHEIDEIVADAGLTFMVGHVARFFPNYRNARDLAIGNEGVARARRLSPFPDWGSDNWFANREKSGGIFVDLAIHDLDYLRWCWGDIERVFARRHRDDESEHGFVTIRFESGAVGYVESSWAQPDSRPFTVELEFAGDDGLVEFSSAEESAYAEWTDGEATVESPLARNGYRRELDHFVSCLEDGSEPEVGASAGIEALRLALAAERSADRGVPVAPEEVTK, via the coding sequence ATGCGAGTTTGTATCGCGGGATCGGGATTCATGGCCCGAACCCACGCGGTGGAGTACGCCCAGATGGACATCGAGGTCGTTGGCGTCGCCTCGCCGAGCGGTCCCGACGAGTTCGTCGCGGAGTTCGGCTTCGAAGCCGAAACCTACACGGACGTCGAGACGATGCTCCAGGAGACGGACCCCGATTACGTCGACATCTGTACCCCGACACACACGCACGTCGAACTGGTTCGGACGGCCGCCGCCGCCGGCGTCGACGTCTTCCTGGAGAAACCGATCGCCAGGACGCTCTCGGAGGCTCACGAGATCGACGAGATCGTCGCCGATGCCGGGCTGACGTTCATGGTCGGCCACGTCGCCCGCTTCTTTCCGAACTACCGAAATGCTCGCGACCTCGCGATCGGGAACGAGGGCGTCGCTCGCGCTCGGCGACTCTCGCCGTTCCCGGACTGGGGCTCTGATAACTGGTTCGCCAACCGCGAGAAGAGCGGCGGCATCTTCGTCGATCTGGCGATCCACGACCTCGACTATCTCCGGTGGTGCTGGGGCGACATCGAGCGGGTGTTCGCCCGCCGCCACCGCGACGACGAGTCCGAACACGGGTTCGTCACCATTCGCTTCGAGAGCGGCGCGGTCGGCTACGTCGAGTCCTCGTGGGCCCAACCTGACTCGAGGCCGTTTACCGTCGAACTCGAATTCGCCGGCGACGATGGCCTGGTCGAGTTCTCGAGCGCCGAGGAGTCGGCCTACGCCGAGTGGACCGACGGCGAGGCGACCGTCGAGAGCCCGCTCGCGAGGAACGGCTATCGGCGGGAACTCGACCACTTCGTCTCCTGTCTCGAGGACGGTTCGGAACCCGAGGTCGGCGCTTCTGCGGGGATCGAAGCGCTTCGCCTCGCGCTCGCCGCCGAGCGCTCGGCCGACCGCGGTGTCCCTGTCGCACCCGAGGAGGTGACGAAATGA